Proteins encoded together in one Catellatospora citrea window:
- a CDS encoding peroxiredoxin-like family protein produces MAKLATGDRAPSLDLTAVSGEPVRSPDPDRLVHLQFRRFAGCPICHLHLRSFVRAADRLTDAGVREIVFFHSGVDELREHVRDLPFAVIADGDKRWYRAFGVEAGARALLDPRAWPGIVRAVTAALWLLPRRKAHLPSANPSGGRLGLPADLLIGPDGTVLAAKYGTHADDQWSVEEVLTLARTAGRAVTAA; encoded by the coding sequence ATGGCCAAGCTGGCAACAGGCGACCGGGCACCTTCCCTCGACCTCACCGCCGTCAGCGGCGAACCGGTGCGGTCGCCGGACCCGGACCGCCTCGTCCACCTGCAGTTCCGGCGCTTCGCCGGCTGCCCGATCTGCCACCTCCACCTGCGCTCCTTCGTGCGCGCCGCGGACCGGCTCACCGACGCGGGCGTCCGCGAGATCGTGTTCTTCCACTCCGGAGTCGACGAGCTGCGCGAACACGTACGCGACCTGCCCTTCGCCGTCATCGCCGACGGGGACAAGCGCTGGTATCGGGCGTTCGGCGTCGAGGCCGGGGCACGGGCGCTGCTCGATCCGCGCGCCTGGCCGGGGATCGTGCGCGCGGTGACGGCAGCCCTCTGGCTCCTGCCGCGCCGCAAGGCGCATCTGCCCTCGGCGAACCCGTCCGGCGGCCGCCTCGGCCTGCCCGCCGACCTCCTCATCGGCCCGGACGGCACCGTCCTGGCCGCCAAGTACGGCACGCACGCCGACGACCAGTGGAGCGTCGAGGAGGTGCTCACCCTGGCTCGCACCGCCGGTCGCGCCGTCACCGCGGCATAG